Below is a genomic region from Erigeron canadensis isolate Cc75 chromosome 7, C_canadensis_v1, whole genome shotgun sequence.
ctaataattatatatatgctatGCATGCTGTATCTATTGTGtatcatcaaattttatattagagatttatattttgtatatactatacattatttttgtagagatgattctgatgatatTTTCCTTTATTCATTTGATCTGTATAATCAATTCTGTATATTTATATGATGTTTTCCATGCTATTTCTAAGTGCATACAAAttgaaaataatttatataaacaaaaatgaaaattacattgtatatTAGTTTAACCAAACCaacttaaaatttatatagtaatatGAAATTATGAGTAGTGCTACAGAGTAAGAATAGTGTAATATTCATATGAGTGATGTTAATTTTCATacggaaaaaaaattttttttttaatattcgtAGGAATGATGTTATTATCTTCATGTATTAAAAGTCATgaacaatatttataaataatttgcTCAATTGTTTTCGATGTATGTGAAGGAtacattatttatttcataGACTAGCTTATGCTTTTGAGAAgagaatattatttttttgaagaattcaatttttcttttcattatatatatatttattttatgtatttatatattttctgattCGTACATGAATACAGCGTGAAAGGTGTGACTAGTACTGGGCTGGTGTTCTGCATGGAAACAGACAACATTGATGCCGCTGTGGAAAAGGCTGTCAAAGCTGGTGCTGTTACAGAAGGTGAGATCACTCAAGGTATTCAAGGGGATGGCGCGTGCTGTGGTGGGCGCGTGGCCAAGGTGAAGGATCCGTACGGTATCGTCTGGCTCTTCTGCACTCCTGCTGCCAAGAAGTCTGCTGACGTGGAAGCTTAATAATCGTTTGATCAAAAGACGTTTTGCTATTCAGATGGTAGTAGATGGTTTTAAAATGACTTTTGGTGGCTGGTAACAAGGgtaattttagtttttcttttaagtgGTAATTAGTAACTTTGATGTAATGAATCATGATATGTGGTTGGTGCTAACTACAATTTTCAGAATCAAATGGCTATCTTAACATATTTCTATCTTCCACTTTGTGTTTGCTTTACAAAATTTGCGTTATCTTATAAATGAATTTTGCTGAGACTAATTCTATTCTAAACATTAATACCGATATCTCTGGGTCTATTACTTTGCTCCTAAatgtcgtttttttttttcggaaatgctaaatgaagcctTTAGCGTTTTACTTAACGTGCTTAAAAAGTTTCCCTGAACTTTAtgttaagtgtacaactaattaatgcacttTAAAGAAAGTGGCTTTGTTtagtaaaactttttttttttagatgaaGAGGGTTAAAAATATTAATGTCAATAACATAGTAAAaatactttttttgttttgtttatcaGAAATCTTTGTTAACAAAACTACTCTAAACTATTAGAACGTCGTATTTATTATCTTAAAGTCAATATAATAAAGATATCTGATTaacaaaccaaagaaacaaaaaccaACTACTTAGTGGAGATGGCTACGATTATTTTTCTAATCAACTTAGATGGTTACATTTGGTTCGTGTTGATCATGGATATGTACACTATCTGAAAACCTAAAAGTTCTAATATGTGtaatatacatttttacaaGACTAAATTGTTCAAATGTAGTCTAACCAGGGTTTTCAccaaaaagatattttaaattcaATTGGGTGGCTGTAATTGAATATTTTGGCTATCCATGTACTTGCCATTACTCATCTGATGGTTTTCAAGATTTCTTTGACTCAAAATATGATACCGAACACCGATGTTCAAGTCCTCACTATTTACTAATCCGTTAAAGTACATATGGATCAAGTCATTCGGCCCAAAGAAGAACAAAGTAGCCTAAAAGGTGAATCCAGTTGACATTTAATTGGACCATATCGTCTACCTGTCTATCTCCACCCGGTCAAATGCCCAGGAGACCCATGTATAATTTGTTATTGGAACttgtttattataaaaacaaacaaacatacgcaaaaaaaataaaaaataaaatagaaaacttaaatattttaacTCAAATAGTTTGAAAATACCTTAGCCCCAAAATTTGAGGACGGAGCCATGTAGAGCAGTGGCGGAACCAGAATTTCAAGTTATCCGTagcataaaaaatttaatactaGCCTTGTATTCATTAAAAGTAACGCTAATTACTatattgttatgatttttaagcagttttgaatattttccactatttttagcattttaaaaaaaaaaagttttagcaCTTTTGTTAGTTTTAGCATTTTGGTTTCTAGAGATATGATCTAATATCATTGGCTTACATGTTGATTAAACTAAACCCAATTACcgatacattttatatttttttgatcgataaaagtaaaatattactCCTTCCGTCCCAATTTAATTGTCCAAATTTGACTTGCTAAGTCTTTCTTAtcaaactttgaccgtaaatatttttgttttgtataatatgatacctaataaaagttatatcaatgaaaaatacatctaaagctcaatctattcatatattttgcATCAATTATTGTATAACACACACGAAACAATTTACGGTCAAAGCTACAAAAGaaagacttcaaaagtcaaaataggacatttaaattgggacgaaTGGAGTATTAATATCAAAACACTAGCAAGGAACTAGTGAATATAGGATACAATAGAGGCATAATAGTTAGGAGATACAAGGTTTGTTAGTTTGTTACACCAACTATCCTAATCAAACTCCACCTTTTTAGGTCTACTCAAAATCCAAAGATACACCATAGCTCGAATCTCATCGAAAATCCTTGAGGGAGACACGAAATTCAACTTGTGAAAGACATCATTTCTCGCTTTTCATAAACTTCAGATAGCAATAAGAATTATGGCTTTTATCATTTTCCTCCTATTTTTTCGTCCCCAACTAAAAGTATTATGAATGTTATGCCGATCATGAACATGGAATGCGAATAAGATAGGGATTCACCTTGCACCAAAAACCAATGAGACTATTAGAGCCCACGTCTTCAAAGCAAAAAGACAGCTAGTGAGTTAATGATCCTAACATTTAAACTCTGGGGTGTTTGGTAAGAGAGAATCATAAAAAATGGAAAtataatagagaatggaaatagtgagaatgagtatttgaaaagagaatgaattccgttgtttggtaaccacagaaaatgaatatatataaaaaataaaattttaaataataatacatttattacatataacatctttaaaaaaaaaaaatttccattctcacccattctcCACAATTTGTAGAAAATGGAATTGATTCACATTTCTCcattctcattccctttcttcgtcgcaaacaaacaaggaaagtctttctcattctttttttcccctttccattacatcataccaaacaccctttaGTCCTATTCCtataatatatacacattttcTTGACATTTTAGTGgtagataaataattaaatttgacgGAACATTTTCTAACTACTCATAAAAATAGAATtacctactatatatatatccgttCTCCTTAATAGCTACTGTTGACCATAAACGTGGTATTAGACTACTAATTGTTGTACGAGACGCGTGTAGAAAAAGAATAGTGTCACGATGGCTATCCAAAGCATTTTACAAATAATTAACACATTCATATAAGTTCGATGGACCACTCTATCTAGAGTCAGACTTGACATCTTGTGACCAAATTACGTAATGAACTACACCAAACAACTCTTGGTCAATAAATATGAGTAGCTAGATAAAAACGTACCATACCATGcatatttttcacattttttatttggCGTTTACTAAGTAGATCGATCGACTATAAATCTGTTGATAGATGTATCATTCTGCTTCCATGCGTCCATTTGATCGAACCAATTAATTTATCTTATCAATATTTATTCATTCTAGCTAGACAGAAATGGTATTACTATATACCGAATCTTTAGAGGCACCAACAACACTAACGGCCACTTGTTTCGACAATGGAAACTACACGGTGGGACAGATAAATGTGCGTAAATCTTCGGGTTCTATACCAAACCCGCCTTTGTTCATTGTTCACCCTAAAGAAAAAGGGACTTATCCCGTTATACTCTTTCTTCATGGCTTTTCGATACCCAATCATTCTTATAGCGATCTCTTTGAGTTTATAGCCTCTCATGGTTACATTGTTGTTGCTCCCGGACAAACTTTGGTATTTCTCGATCCatctctttatatatacatacgttATGATATTTATTTCGGGGTTTAAGTCATGTAAACGGAGCGTCATATGAACTTAAGACAATCGATTCTTTATgattcaaatttatatatattaagacatGTAATGCTACTATATATGTACTCTTAATCACAAGTCATGTGTCTAAAACTCATTATTGTCACTCACACAAATAAACATATTACTTATATAtcgtgttttttttgtttatatcagTTTGGCTTAGTAACGGGTCTATGTATATGCTCTGCGGTTGGTGATGTGGAAGATGCAGCTGAAACGGCTAACTGGATAACCAATAACAAAGGTGAAAACCTCCAACTTGTTCTCCCAAACAATGTATCACCGGATCTCGACAAGGTAACTCTAGCCGGTCATAGTAAAGGAGGGAAAGCAGCATTTGCACTAGCGTTAGGACATGCTAGTACAAGCCTTAAATTCAAGGCTTTAATTGGGTTGGATCCTGTTGCTGGTCCAGACAATGCCAACAGACTCGAACCCAAAATCTTAAACTACATACCACAAAACTTTAACTTGGATATGCCTGTAGCCCTGATTGGGACAGGCTTAGGTGATGATGGGTGCTGCGGATGTTTTCCACCCGCAGCACCATGGGGATGCAACCATCCATTTTTCTTTAATGAATGCAAGCCTCCTTCGTGTTATTTTGTAGCTAAGGACTTTGGTCACATGGATATGGTAAATGATTGGTTGGTTCGGTTATCTGGTATGTTCGTATGCAAAACTGGAAACGGTTCGAAAGCTGATATGAGAAGAGCTTGTGGAGGCATATTTGTTGCCTTTCTTAAGGCTTatttatttgatgatgatgaagatctCACTACCATAGTTAATTCCCCCAATTTGGTTTCTCCTATTAAGCTTGATCCAGTTTTATGGATTAAATCATGAAAGCTTTGACATTTGTATTTTTAAGATCTAAATGAATACAAACTTTTCGTCTAGATGGATATGCGACTATGTATGTGTATGAATAAAAGCCAAAAATTAGTTTGTAATAAAATTGATTCAATTATATGTCATGGTATGCTAACATTTTTTGGTCATAAACTTGGTCGTTTTGGCGTTGTTCAATTATCTGTAATGGTATGCTAACATTTTTggatgataattaattaattagtagttATTACGAGTAATAACTTTGTTCtgaacaaaaataattttggtatctttttaattttttgaggTGCATTAAATGTTACCTTGTCTATCGACCAGTTTGAATAGCTAATTagcttctcttttttttttcttctcatcaacaaaacattttatttataagtcGAAATCTCACCCTATTCCAAATTAATATGCTTCAGTGCTATTCTATagcatttttaaaaaagaacatAACAAAACGGTGCACATGGGATTGGGGTTGGTAATTCATGTGATACAAATTTGCCACAAATATCAGAATCAGAATATATAGTATTACGTGATCCTCCAAACAAAGAGttctacacacacacacaaacatacaaCATTAggacgttttttttttttatttcaccacctatatatatagatacaaacaaaacagaaaatacCCAACCACCATGATCACCAAACTAACAAGGTGGAGGGGGGAGGTTGCACTTCTCAGGTAACGCAATAGCTAGCCCTGGATCGATTCCAAGAGAAGGCAACATGACCGAATTCTTATACGAACACAAACACTTAAGGTCCGCCCCAGAAACTGCCTTACAACATTCTGGGGTTGGTTTAGCTGGGTTAGGATTTGTCACTGATGGTTTGCAAGACACCAAACCATCCTCGGTCATATTGCATATTTCGACCGCTTCTAACCCATTGATCACAACTAGGAACACACAGAAAACTACAACCAGAGCTTTTGCCATCACCATTATTCTTTTAGAAAGTTTTGATTTTACTTTGTAGTTTGTATGGTCACGAGTTACAAATGGGTTGTATTTAAGGGCTTCAAGTACGGCCCAAAGTAATTAGACCCGTGAAGGAAAAAACCAAATGAGATTATGAGAATCTTGAATCACGGATTCACGGGTGTGGCGTGGGCCCGTGGCTTGGGCTGGGGTCAAGCCATGttattttgtgtgtttttcAGAATATGGATAATACATTAATATGAGTAAGTAATAAAAAATATGGGCCCGgataatatattatgaaaagtGATATCGACTTGTTAAATCTATATGCTGTATACCGTAtttaatacattatatatatactagaaggatatccgcgcgttgcagcggcacCTGTGGAAAAAGAAAGGCGGTTAAATATGGGGGTATCATGAACAAAAAACAATGGCTGTATTGAATAGAAAAATATACGTGATGCAGCTAATAATTTTAATCgaatatagaaattaaactGAGATCTTGTCTTTTACATCAACTAACTCTTATCAAACCAAcgttataaagattaaaataaaattgaaaaaaaaaactactttcaaTCTACATGACTATACATAGTGAACAATCTGCAAACATCAACATACCACAATATCCATTACCTAAACGCACAAATATCTTTATTCCAAAAAAATGAATGATAGATACGTAGATGCATAGGATTTttctaagggtattttagaAAGTTCAAGAATAAAGTGTTTgggaaagtgtaaattataagggtaaaatagagaatttaaaggtagagtgtttaatttggggAGGGTGTAGTTTGTTAtagggaatatatatatatatatattctatattatttattaaactaCTTATTTTCTTAAGATGCAGATAGATCATagattaatttaattactttgacGGCAAAAATTTTGGtaatacttatttatttaattaacaactttttttttgaaaattatatgtAATTCACAACAATATTACTCCGCAATTACGGGGCAGTCCAATAATACAAAAAGTGAGGATTAGTTTACATTAAAGCCGGACCAATCATCCCAAGAAATAGAccctttatttaattaacaactTAAGTTTTTGTAGCCTATAACTTAAAACTCTTGATTATGAAAATCATAATCTAAAAAaactatctatatattttaagttattcataatattaagttttaatttattgaagcattactcgtattatttgtTGTAATGATACAAACCCGAAATGATAGGACAATGTGACCAGTATGAGATTGATAATTCTCAGCTGGTATCAAAACCAAGTATGCAACAAAATAATATTACCCTTCACAACAAAACCTGTTCTGTTGCAACAACTATTAGCATGCGTCTCAAAACATGTTGAATGTGACAATTTCACATTTGTTGATTTTAAATAGGAAGTTATATTTTCATCCTAGATTTTTTGAGTGTCCTTCTAAGAGAAGCAATTAGAATGACTCTATTGCGTCATTTCGAACATATATACTACATGGATTAATGCTTTTCCAAGTCACATATTCCATAATTTGTGTAGTCGTGAAGAATCTGATTGATGGAAGACGGGCCACGGAATTCCACCACCACCCAAGCCCaaacctttaaaaatttttagattgttcagtcggtatgcgacatcaggaaaacctcaccgtataatggtgaagccttgcacgtcccctagacaacaagatgttgaccatggCTGTTACAAATATTCagaagaaaaaaccccaagacttgttATCCCTAAGGATCGTACttaagaccttgggtaaaacctggAATACGAAACGAAACAAGATAAAAAAGATTAATATTGGTTTCTTGACTTCTTCCCCGTCCTCAATTTATCAATCTATTATTAAAGATAGAAAGTCAACGTGATGTCAATTTTACTTTGGATCACCTTAAAAGTATATTCATTAGTCGTTGAAAGATGAAAGTTTTAGGTCATTGTTTGTGTAGTCTTAATAAATAAGTtgtgatttaataaaaatacttaatccattaggtaattaaaatgtttattcttttatttaataaacaatagTTTGTTAAGCCTTCAATTGAACCTTTAATTGTGTGTACTTAAGTGTGTGCTAGAATGCAAAAATTAcgttttttttgaaaaataaggaGAAAGATGAGGGCATGGAATGAAAGAAAGAGAAGTGATATATTAACAACAGATTTTGACCATTTAAAATAAAGATACATATTATTCTACGAAGTGTACAACTGTTTAAAACATACATTGTTGTAGATGTCCAAATTATATTTGTCTATTTATCACTTCCCTGAAAGAAAAAGGGATAAGAATCTTCTAAAGTTAAATATAACTTTATAGGTGAAGTTAGATATTTtcatcattaaattaaaattaaaagttatgattcaaacttgattttttaatcttaaccattgattcTAATGCAAAAGTTAAATTTGTTCcgactttacctataaagttagaGCAATTTTAAAGAAACTctattcaaataaaatattgaatttgAAAATGGTAAATGAAGTGAAAATGATTTTATTGGTAAAATAGCGAATGGTTTTAAGAAATAGATAGACGAGATTAATTCTCGACCAAAATTATATTCTAAGAGTTCCTAAAGTGaatctctatctctattataaataaaaaaaaagattattttcaaaagatatttttagaaaaaagatGATATGGCAAGTTAGAAATATTTCATATACcttgttttaaaaaaagttgatgtcatagtacaaaaaaaaaaattatataaattaaccattaattttctttttcttttttaattttccattCAATTTTTATCtagatatattattttcttgaCTCGCATCATCGTCAGTGTACTGGTGTTTTGAATCTTTTAAATGATTgttattttcaaagttttattaaattCGATAATGTTAAGATCAAAGTTTACCTATTACAAATTTTTTATcttgtatttataataaaaacatgtttttaactACCACAGATTGaatccgggttgattagctagtataaatatatactagTATAGATGATGTACTTAATTGATTTTACTTTGAATATTGCGTATTTGATGTTGATAGAATCAAACTAAAAACTCATAACAGAAACCtgaatcttttttttctttacattgATCGAGTACTctacaaaatttttttaatgcttTGTACATACTCTAAGGGGGAAGGAGCTGAAGGGGAGGGTTGAGGAAGATGGCTGAGAGATGGCGGCGAGATTCGGCTGCAACTGGAGCGAGATGGCGGCGAGCTGGAAACTCGCAGCGGATTGAAGGGGAAAGGGACTGGAAGTGGCAAGTCATCTAAGTTGGGGATGACCGTTGGAGGACCAGAAAGGGGAAGAGAGAAAGAGCCAGGGACCAAATTGCAATTATGAtaatagatttatttttttcctttatatattatcaatttaAACTTTCAAATACACAACACACACTCCATATTAATTTCTAAAAtgccattttattttttaaaagagtacattacaacataattaaaactatttaaatCATCATACACTAATTTAAAATTACTTAACATTACAACATAGTTTAAAAACATAGGAACATAATTTTGAAACATTACAACATATTAAACACTCATTTTTTTGTTCATAAACTGCTTCGTCATTTATGGTCAAATGGTTCAAGCTGACGACCGCATCAGCAAGTTCTTCCATAGCACTTTCAATCTTGTCGATCTtaccctgcaaataagtaaagtattgacattCAAGATCAATACAATGTCCGGTTTTGATATAATCGATTTGTTCTCGACACCATTTCCTCTTCGCCTTTAGTTTTCAACCAACTGCAACAAGATCCTCTTTGAACATtcggtggtcgaggatatcggTCATGATAttgtcattcacttgatcgacagtcattggtggttttcggttaggggatttgatgaagaagccatttcaaatatatagaagtttgagttttgatatgaaatcttttATAAGGTACCGGTATTTATAGGTAGACTATAaagacgctcctccaacgttcaaaattcaaagtatttacACCATTAATCCCTCTAAcgtttaaattcaaaatatttacacttttagtccctcaaacg
It encodes:
- the LOC122608323 gene encoding putative lipid-transfer protein DIR1; amino-acid sequence: MVMAKALVVVFCVFLVVINGLEAVEICNMTEDGLVSCKPSVTNPNPAKPTPECCKAVSGADLKCLCSYKNSVMLPSLGIDPGLAIALPEKCNLPPPPC
- the LOC122608201 gene encoding chlorophyllase-1-like, which gives rise to MVLLYTESLEAPTTLTATCFDNGNYTVGQINVRKSSGSIPNPPLFIVHPKEKGTYPVILFLHGFSIPNHSYSDLFEFIASHGYIVVAPGQTLFGLVTGLCICSAVGDVEDAAETANWITNNKGENLQLVLPNNVSPDLDKVTLAGHSKGGKAAFALALGHASTSLKFKALIGLDPVAGPDNANRLEPKILNYIPQNFNLDMPVALIGTGLGDDGCCGCFPPAAPWGCNHPFFFNECKPPSCYFVAKDFGHMDMVNDWLVRLSGMFVCKTGNGSKADMRRACGGIFVAFLKAYLFDDDEDLTTIVNSPNLVSPIKLDPVLWIKS